One window from the genome of Populus alba chromosome 15, ASM523922v2, whole genome shotgun sequence encodes:
- the LOC118033382 gene encoding two-component response regulator-like APRR1 codes for MEGEVDEQNLSGHMKESGNGKSVGGSGDGFVDRSKVRILLCDNDAKSSQEVFTLLLKCSYQVTSVRSARQVIDALNAEGPEIDIILSEVDIPMTKGMKMLKYITRDKDLQRIPVIMMSAQDEVSIVVKCLRLGAADYLVKPLRTNELLNLWTHMWRRRHMLGLAEKNILNYDFDPVASDPSDANTNSTTLFSDDTDDLSRRSTNPEMGMSTHQEDESAAAAAAASASAAASASAAAAAAAEPSPGDPKKYRPDVPGISDRRTGHLSSGPKKSELKIGESSAFFTYVKSSTVKNSSQGVALIEDNTNQNLRMEEKLKACGEQMLNDAHLQENGEALEVHSQGDDFRSSSSIPDSLSLERSCTPPMSREFPQRNFKDDRVLMHQTNEPQLDASSLSTQSVYPYFMSGVVNQVMMSSSAQLYQKNLHELQSHGTSAMLPGYNHLPQCPPHMSGMASFPYYPVSICLQPGQMPTTPSWPSFGTSSPSDVKLNQVDRREAALIKFRQKRKERCFDKKIRYVNRKKLAERRPRVRGQFVRKVNGVNVDLNGQPASTDYDEDEEEDDDEQASRDSSPEDDASGS; via the exons ATGGAGGGAGAGGTAGATGAGCAAAATTTGAGTGGGCACATGAAGGAGAGTGGTAATGGTAAAAGTGTAGGAGGATCAGGAGATGGTTTTGTTGATAGAAGCAAAGTGAGGATTTTGCTATGTGATAATGATGCTAAGAGCTCTCAGGAGGTTTTCACTCTCCTTTTGAAGTGCTCTTATCAag TTACATCAGTGAGATCGGCTAGGCAGGTGATTGATGCACTAAATGCTGAGGGGCCTGAAATCGACATCATACTTTCTGAAGTTGACATTCCAATGACCAAGGGCATGAAAATGTTGAAGTATATCACCCGGGATAAAGACTTGCAGCGTATTCCTGTGATCA TGATGTCGGCACAAGATGAGGTCTCAATTGTTGTAAAGTGCTTGAGACTTGGAGCGGCAGACTATCTTGTAAAGCCTTTACGTACTAATGAGCTCTTGAACTTGTGGACACACATGTGGAGAAGGCGGCACatg CTTGGATTGGCGGAGAAGAACATCTTGAACTATGACTTCGATCCGGTTGCATCAGATCCTAGTGATGCTAATACAAACAGTACTACACTGTTTTCAGATGACACGGATGACCTTTCTCGTAGGAGCACAAATCCTGAAATGGGGATGTCAACTCATCAGGAAGATGAG tctgctgctgctgctgctgctgcttctgcttctgctgccgcttctgcttctgctgctgctgctgctgctgctgagcCTTCTCCTGGTGATCCAAAGAAATATCGACCTGATGTGCCAGGGATCAGTGACCGCCGAACAG GACATTTATCTTCTGGTCCAAAGAAGAGTGAATTAAAGATTGGCGAGTCCTCTGCCTTTTTTACTTATGTCAAATCAAGCACGGTCAAAAACAGTTCCCAAGGAGTTGCTCTTATTGAGGACAATACTAATCAAAATTTAAGGATGGAAGAGAAACTTAAAGCATGTGGCGAGCAAATGCTTAATGATGCCCATTTACAAGAAAATGGGGAGGCATTGGAAGTCCACTCACAAGGTGATGACTTCCGTAGCAGTTCTAGCATTCctgactctctctctctggaaAGATCTTGCACCCCTCCTATGTCAAGAGAATTTCCCCAAAGAAATTTCAAGGATGATCGGGTGCTTATGCATCAAACGAATGAACCTCAATTAGATGCTTCAAGTTTATCAACACAAAGTGTGTATCCGTATTTTATGTCAGGTGTTGTAAATCAAGTTATGATGTCATCATCAGCACAACTCTATCAAAAGAACCTGCATGAGTTGCAAAGCCATGGAACTTCAGCCATGCTTCCTGGATACAATCATCTTCCCCAATGTCCGCCTCACATGTCTGGGATGGCATCATTTCCATATTACCCTGTTAGTATATGCTTACAACCTGGTCAAATGCCTACCACTCCGTCATGGCCATCATTTGGAACTTCATCGCCATCTGACGTGAAACTAAATCAAGTAGATAGAAGAGAGGCAGCATTAATCAAGTTtagacagaaaagaaaagagcgCTGTTTTGATAAGAAGATAAGGTATGTTAATCGGAAAAAACTTGCTGAAAGGAGGCCTCGAGTGCGGGGACAGTTTGTGAGGAAGGTAAACGGTGTAAATGTGGATCTCAATGGGCAACCTGCTTCCACGGAttatgatgaagatgaagaagaggaTGATGATGAGCAAGCATCAAGGGATTCTTCTCCTGAGGACGATGCTTCAGGATCTTAA
- the LOC118033381 gene encoding protein NEN2, with the protein MENKAEIAFFDVETTVPTRPGQGYAILEFGAILVCPQKLEEIRSYSTLVRPSNPKLISSLSVRCNGIKPEAVDSAPSFADIADTVYDILHGRIWAGHNIVRFDCVRIREAFAEIGRVAPEPKGTIDSLALLTQKFGRRAGNMKMATLATYFGLGNQTHRSLDDVRMNVEVLKHCATVLFLESSLPDAFPENHWVSPNAITRSHRNGISPVVNKNSPSSSSQVKSTPALSPENDRTEEERPVFSLLTSSTAESQYSVVSNTAHPDTFDMVALGNEVNAASFQPDVAMEENPILQPPEMPSTVTVPESCGGVLGFLELDEVSLTSIRAFPVPFFRGSHRIKLFYKGAILQLRCPRLRIRFGLSTKFSDHAGRPRLSFVVDASPSLCYVLETCESIVRKVYEDSDCSSDWRSAVTRKPGFVNNPTVRLNIPTVLNGDVAQYATDMYKKEPSGTTQKLIFSQFDATELDTWFRPGTFVDAYLSLDPYDYQQTSGIRLVAKKLIIHNE; encoded by the exons ATGGAAAACAAAGCAGAGATAGCTTTCTTCGATGTTGAAACGACGGTCCCGACCCGACCCGGCCAGGGGTATGCTATACTTGAATTCGGGGCCATCCTTGTCTGCCCCCAGAAGCTAGAAGAGATCAGGAGCTACTCGACCTTGGTCCGACCCTCCAACCCAAAGCTCATATCTTCCTTGTCCGTACGGTGTAATGGCATCAAACCAGAAGCTGTGGATTCAGCACCGTCCTTCGCTGACATTGCTGACACGGTCTACGACATCCTCCATGGGAGGATATGGGCGGGGCATAATATAGTCAGATTTGATTGTGTGCGAATAAGAGAAGCGTTTGCGGAGATTGGAAGGGTAGCACCAGAGCCAAAGGGGACTATTGACTCGTTAGCATTATTGACTCAGAAGTTTGGAAGGAGAGCTGGCAACATGAAG ATGGCAACCCTTGCAACTTATTTTGGGCTTGGCAACCAAACACAtag GAGTTTAGATGATGTAAGAATGAATGTTGAGGTTCTTAAGCATTGTGCTACTGTCCTATTCTTG GAATCAAGCCTCCCAGACGCATTTCCAGAAAACCATTGGGTTTCCCCTAATGCTATCACAAGAAGTCATAGAAATGGAATATCCCCAGTCGTAAACAAGAATTCCCCGTCTTCGAGTTCACAAGTTAAAAGCACCCCTGCCCTGTCTCCTGAAAATGATAGAACTGAGGAAGAGCGTCCAGTCTTTTCTCTTCTTACAAGCAGTACTGCCGAGTCCCAATATTCTGTTGTATCTAATACAGCTCATCCTGATACATTTGACATGGTCGCACTTGGCAATGAAGTGAATGCTGCCTCCTTTCAACCAGATGTCGCCATGGAGGAAAACCCAATACTACAGCCTCCTGAGATGCCTTCTACAGTGACTGTCCCTGAAAGTTGCGGTGGCGTTTTGGGTTTCTTAGAGCTTGATGAAGTTTCTCTTACTTCTATTAGAGCATTTCCTGTCCCATTCTTTCGAGGGAGTCATAGaatcaaattattttacaagGGGGCCATTTTGCAGCTTCGCTGTCCTCGGTTGAGGATACGGTTTGGACTAAGTACGAAGTTTTCTGATCATGCAGGCCGGCCACGGTTGAGTTTTGTGGTTGATGCATCTCCAAGTCTATGTTATGTTCTCGAAACATGTGAGAGCATTGTGCGGAAAGTTTATGAAGATTCGGATTGTAGTTCTGATTGGAGGAGTGCTGTTACCAGAAAACCAGGCTTTGTCAACAACCCTACCGTGAGATTGAA CATACCTACTGTACTAAATGGGGATGTTGCTCAATATGCAACGGATATGTATAAGAAAGAACCATCTGGAACCACACAAAAGCTCATATTCAGTCAGTTTGATGCGACAGAGCTGGATACCTGGTTCAGACCAGGGACCTTTGTCGATGCATACTTGTCCTTGGATCCATACGACTATCAGCAGACTTCTGGCATCCGATTAGtggcaaaaaaattaatcatccaTAATGAGTGA